A stretch of Mya arenaria isolate MELC-2E11 chromosome 14, ASM2691426v1 DNA encodes these proteins:
- the LOC128217533 gene encoding gelsolin-like protein 2 isoform X1, with protein MQKAKKYDWKDSNMALFGSDTEKAVKKESAESEPAWAGSGEEPGVRVWRIEKFEVKDWPKEEYGNFYSGDSYIILNTYKNDDSDALLYDVHFWIGKFSTQDEYGTAAYKTVELDTFHDDKPVQHREVQGHESDLFKSYFGTVSYLKGGADTGFRRVEPEQYTARLLQFKKEGRRVVMSEKARNRSVLTGDDVFVLDQGLTIYQWNGASANGIEKFEAAKAVAQIKSERGRDIEVIVLEEADISPNHKFYGFLDEDGDDDEDDLEAEGPPALFKVSDADGSLDMEEVKTGDISADDLSSDDVFIVDTKKEVFVWVGKGASIDERRNGITYAHNYLSKTDYPFLPITVVGEGQQSSAFREAVPGAA; from the exons ATGCAGAAAGCCAAGAAGTATGACTGGAAGGATTCCAACATGGCGCTGTTCGGCTCCGACACCGAGAAGGCGGTCAAAA AGGAATCTGCGGAGAGCGAGCCGGCGTGGGCAGGTAGCGGCGAGGAGCCTGGGGTCCGTGTCTGGAGGATCGAG AAGTTCGAGGTGAAGGACTGGCCGAAGGAGGAGTACGGTAACTTCTACAGTGGAGACTCCTACATCATCCTTAAT ACGTACAAAAATGACGACAGCGACGCCCTGTTGTATGACGTCCACTTCTGGATCGGGAAGTTCAGTACGCAG GACGAGTACGGAACTGCGGCCTACAAGACAGTGGAACTGGACACTTTCCATGACGACAAGCCCGTCCAGCACCGCGAGGTCCAGGGCCATGAGTCGGACCTGTTCAAATCCTACTTTGGAACAGTCAG TTACCTGAAAGGCGGCGCGGACACTGGCTTCCGGCGTGTGGAGCCGGAACAGTACACGGCCAGGCTGCTGCAATTCAAGAAGGAGGGCCGCCGAGTGGTCATGAGCGAG AAAGCACGTAACCGCAGTGTTCTGACCGGAGATGACGTATTTGTTCTGGACCAGGGCCTTACCATATATCAGTGGAACGGCGCGTCCGCTAATGGCATCGAGAAGTTTGAG GCGGCAAAGGCTGTGGCCCAGATCAAGAGTGAGCGAGGCCGTGACATCGAGGTCATCGTTCTCGAGGAGGCAGATATCTCACCAAAT CACAAGTTCTACGGTTTCCTGGACGAGGATGGCGATGACGACGAGGATGACCTTGAAGCGGAGGGTCCACCGGCGCTGTTCAAAGTTTCAGACGCCGACGGGTCCCTGGACATGGAGGAGGTGAAGACGGGCGACATCAGCGCCGACGACCTTAGTTCCGAT GACGTGTTTATCGTGGACACGAAGAAAGAGGTGTTTGTTTGGGTTGGCAAGGGCGCCTCCATCGATGAGCGGCGGAACGGCATCACATATGCCCAC AACTACCTGAGTAAGACCGATTACCCGTTCCTGCCCATCACCGTGGTCGGGGAGGGTCAACAGTCTAGTGCTTTCCGGGAGGCCGTCCCCGGCGCCGCCTAG
- the LOC128217533 gene encoding gelsolin-like protein 2 isoform X2, translated as MTYISGSASTVGRYVATLYDIHFWIGKFSTQDEYGTAAYKTVELDTFHDDKPVQHREVQGHESDLFKSYFGTVSYLKGGADTGFRRVEPEQYTARLLQFKKEGRRVVMSEKARNRSVLTGDDVFVLDQGLTIYQWNGASANGIEKFEAAKAVAQIKSERGRDIEVIVLEEADISPNHKFYGFLDEDGDDDEDDLEAEGPPALFKVSDADGSLDMEEVKTGDISADDLSSDDVFIVDTKKEVFVWVGKGASIDERRNGITYAHNYLSKTDYPFLPITVVGEGQQSSAFREAVPGAA; from the exons ATGACTTACATTTCAGGATCGGCAAGTACAGTAGGCAGGTATGTAGCCACATTGTATGACATCCATTTCTGGATCGGGAAGTTCAGTACGCAG GACGAGTACGGAACTGCGGCCTACAAGACAGTGGAACTGGACACTTTCCATGACGACAAGCCCGTCCAGCACCGCGAGGTCCAGGGCCATGAGTCGGACCTGTTCAAATCCTACTTTGGAACAGTCAG TTACCTGAAAGGCGGCGCGGACACTGGCTTCCGGCGTGTGGAGCCGGAACAGTACACGGCCAGGCTGCTGCAATTCAAGAAGGAGGGCCGCCGAGTGGTCATGAGCGAG AAAGCACGTAACCGCAGTGTTCTGACCGGAGATGACGTATTTGTTCTGGACCAGGGCCTTACCATATATCAGTGGAACGGCGCGTCCGCTAATGGCATCGAGAAGTTTGAG GCGGCAAAGGCTGTGGCCCAGATCAAGAGTGAGCGAGGCCGTGACATCGAGGTCATCGTTCTCGAGGAGGCAGATATCTCACCAAAT CACAAGTTCTACGGTTTCCTGGACGAGGATGGCGATGACGACGAGGATGACCTTGAAGCGGAGGGTCCACCGGCGCTGTTCAAAGTTTCAGACGCCGACGGGTCCCTGGACATGGAGGAGGTGAAGACGGGCGACATCAGCGCCGACGACCTTAGTTCCGAT GACGTGTTTATCGTGGACACGAAGAAAGAGGTGTTTGTTTGGGTTGGCAAGGGCGCCTCCATCGATGAGCGGCGGAACGGCATCACATATGCCCAC AACTACCTGAGTAAGACCGATTACCCGTTCCTGCCCATCACCGTGGTCGGGGAGGGTCAACAGTCTAGTGCTTTCCGGGAGGCCGTCCCCGGCGCCGCCTAG